The Candidatus Methylomirabilota bacterium genomic sequence TCGAGCGCGTGCAGGCCGGCGAGATCGTCGTGCTCGGCCAGACTCTCACCAACGGCAGCGCCAACCTCTCGCGCCTGCGCACCCAGGTCGGGATGGTGTTCCAGTCCTTCAACCTCTTTCCCCACATGACGGCGCTGGAAAACATCATGCTGGCGCCGAGGAAGGTGCGGAGGCTCACCCGGGCCGAGGCCCAGGACATCGCCCGGACGCTGCTCGAGCGGGTCGGCCTGCGCGACAAGGCCGCGAGCTATCCGGCCAACCTCTCGGGCGGCCAGCAGCAGCGGGTGGCCATCGCCCGGGCCCTGGCCATGCAGCCCAAGATCATGCTCTTCGACGAGCCCACCTCGGCCCTCGATCCCGAGATGATCAACGAGGTGCTCGACGTCATGACCACCCTGGCCGGCGAGGGCATGACGATGATGTGCGTGACCCACGAGATGGGCTTCGCCCGCCGGGTCGCCCACCGGGTGATCTTCATGGACGAGGGGCAGGTGGTGGAGGAGGGCAAGCCGGACCAGTTCTTCGCGTCGCCGAAGTCCGACCGGGGGCGGCAGTTCCTGTCCAAGATCCTCACACACTAGGAGGCGTTCGATGAAACGGATGCTCGCGCTCGTCCTCACCCTGGCCCTCGCACTGGCGGCGGCGCCGGCGCTCGCCCAGGACACGCTCGGCAAGATCAAGCAGAGCGGGGTCCTGACCATCGGCACCCGCACGGGCTCGCCGCCGTTCGCCTACGTGAACAAGAACAACGAGTGGGTGGGATTCTCCATCGACCTGGTGGAGATGCTCGTCAAGCCCGAGGTGGAGAAGGCGGTCGGCCGGCCCGTCAAGATCGAGAAGAAGGAGTCCACGCCGCCGACCCGCATCCCGCTGCTCAGCTCCAACGCCGTGGACCTGATCGCCGGCACCATGACCGACACGGCCGAGCGGCGCAAGTCGGTCGACTTCAGCCTCACGTTCTTCTACACGGGGGCGCAGTTCATGGTGAAGAAGGGCAGCCCCATCCGGAGCATCAAGGACATCGCCGGCAAGCGGATCGCTACCCAGCAGGGCTCGACCAACGAAAAGATCCTGCGCGAGAAGTATCCCCAGGCCCAGTTGCGGGCCTTCCCCGATCAGCCGGCCGCCTTCCAGGCCCTGACCCAGGGCCAGGTCGACGCCTATACCAATGACGGCATCCAGCTCTACGGGATCAAGGCCAAGGCCCCGAACCCGAACGACTGGGAAGTGGTCGGCGACTTCTACTCGGAGGAGCCATACGGCATGGCCATGCGCAAGGGCGACGCCAAGCTCAAGGTGGCGGTCGACACCGGGCTGCGCCGGGGGTTCGAGTCGGGCAAGTACTTCGAGATCTACGACAAGTGGTTCGGCCCCAGGGGCGAGCTGCCGTACCCGATGACGCCCCAGGTGAAGGCCTATCTACTGAAGCAGATCGGCAAGTAGCGCGACCGACCCTCCGGCGTGAGCTACACGTTCGACTGGAGCGTGCTCTGGAGCGGCCAGTCGGGAGCCTGGCTGCTCCAGGGCCTCCTCACCACGGTGCAGATCTCGGCGCTGGGCTGGCTGCTGGCCGTGGGGCTGGGGATCGTGGCGGGAGCCCTGCGCACGGTGACGTTCCGGCCCCTGCGCTGGGCGGCCACGGCCTACGTCGAGTTCTTCCGCAACGTGCCGCTGCTGGTGTGGATGTTCTTCTGGTACTTCGGCGTGCCGCCCCTGCTGCCCCGCCCCATCCAGGACTGGCTCTACGACCACGGCGCCGAGTTCTGGGCGGGGATGTTCGCGCTGGGGGTCTACCATGGAGCCCGCTTCAGCGAGGTGATCCGCTCGGGCATCCAGTCGATCCCCCGCACCCAGTTCGAGGCGGCGCAGGCCATCGGGCTCACCACGTTTCAGGCCTACCGGCTCGTCATCCTGCCCGTCGCCCTGCGCCTCATCGT encodes the following:
- a CDS encoding amino acid ABC transporter permease — translated: MSYTFDWSVLWSGQSGAWLLQGLLTTVQISALGWLLAVGLGIVAGALRTVTFRPLRWAATAYVEFFRNVPLLVWMFFWYFGVPPLLPRPIQDWLYDHGAEFWAGMFALGVYHGARFSEVIRSGIQSIPRTQFEAAQAIGLTTFQAYRLVILPVALRLIVPPGTSESLNLLKNSSVALTISVAELTFQTRQIETYTARAIEALTAGTLIYLVLCLSIATVMGRLERHYAIPGLIARVGPG
- a CDS encoding amino acid ABC transporter ATP-binding protein gives rise to the protein MTGDAIVFRNVDKYFGALHVLRGINLTVAPGEVVVVCGPSGSGKSTLIRCVNALERVQAGEIVVLGQTLTNGSANLSRLRTQVGMVFQSFNLFPHMTALENIMLAPRKVRRLTRAEAQDIARTLLERVGLRDKAASYPANLSGGQQQRVAIARALAMQPKIMLFDEPTSALDPEMINEVLDVMTTLAGEGMTMMCVTHEMGFARRVAHRVIFMDEGQVVEEGKPDQFFASPKSDRGRQFLSKILTH
- a CDS encoding transporter substrate-binding domain-containing protein is translated as MKRMLALVLTLALALAAAPALAQDTLGKIKQSGVLTIGTRTGSPPFAYVNKNNEWVGFSIDLVEMLVKPEVEKAVGRPVKIEKKESTPPTRIPLLSSNAVDLIAGTMTDTAERRKSVDFSLTFFYTGAQFMVKKGSPIRSIKDIAGKRIATQQGSTNEKILREKYPQAQLRAFPDQPAAFQALTQGQVDAYTNDGIQLYGIKAKAPNPNDWEVVGDFYSEEPYGMAMRKGDAKLKVAVDTGLRRGFESGKYFEIYDKWFGPRGELPYPMTPQVKAYLLKQIGK